In one window of Methanococcoides methylutens DNA:
- a CDS encoding LamG-like jellyroll fold domain-containing protein, translated as MPKDEFSVTFWIRISENPKWSNLNSTIRFPPIYTQEGVSIFITKLGSQLRVFVLDPEIGYRKIKTEIATYIKDDTFVALVVKGDYTTLYLNGEKVETVDKKSMDKEVEIGDYVIVDVKEGDLSGVKMTNDFSVMFPAEVKQIFGDNGTFYFFGLNQTVVLPINRIHRW; from the coding sequence ATGCCAAAAGATGAATTTTCAGTTACTTTTTGGATTCGAATCTCGGAAAATCCAAAATGGAGTAATTTAAATAGTACAATTCGTTTTCCTCCAATCTATACGCAAGAGGGCGTTAGTATATTTATTACTAAATTGGGATCCCAATTGAGAGTTTTTGTACTTGACCCTGAAATAGGATATAGAAAGATTAAGACCGAAATAGCTACCTATATTAAAGATGATACTTTCGTTGCATTAGTTGTGAAAGGTGATTATACAACACTATATCTCAATGGTGAAAAAGTAGAAACCGTAGATAAAAAATCAATGGATAAAGAAGTTGAAATTGGAGACTATGTAATCGTTGATGTTAAAGAAGGAGACCTCTCTGGAGTTAAAATGACCAACGACTTTTCTGTTATGTTTCCAGCTGAAGTGAAACAAATATTTGGAGATAATGGGACTTTTTATTTCTTTGGTCTAAATCAAACTGTTGTTCTACCAATAAACAGAATACATCGTTGGTAA